A portion of the Pedobacter cryoconitis genome contains these proteins:
- the tssR gene encoding type VI secretion system protein TssR domain-containing protein: MKRIISLSILIAQTAFVMAQSPAAFGKKVKYMPKAYAKPSALTNLSEDGSRTKLPWIVFSDRDENYTTTAPGGSLIMKKLNFMEPFYVSKDENGYLKLIKYKAGMIRGRKINDKKSAISYGWIPKSKMLLWQRSYSNQKSGYPEKSIAIVTGKVPMTESKFYYDNTDSAFVYSSPELKKKVSKVRLHELNYIFKKSEDGKKYLIGNEDQLVTDSAAKSIYGWIASDAVHSWGDRLYITPKQIDSYDQSDSVALALTGVHMDPLLAANDIILRSSPVVNDDGAGNYTLGVASDVYNKSNNKLITINGATLSYLTYLELRKNIHQINVIFVVDGGSPMSRYFSGLTNTIQSFENIFNDYGKKHKVSYGAVVYRNEAAGTLSTPSISPDYRKLMSFLSTEATRTERYNGRIVAEPVFDGVRAGLNMLKNHKNETNLIVLIGSTGNETSSAYRLTQLTEEFARADARLLAIQLYSDYDQLFNNFVLQSKKLVSESAVYSADKKKRFLVKGEGLNNTQAYNTSQLDSISYYLDYPKNSLIQGGVVFPTKGSVNSNESMNIAMRRFIKETDMDINNQVSSLDSAFRLTGIERKNLSPIVEAQLSAPVGEEVADKMPHNGFKYYMTTGVHSDIVSKNKDLMQYALILNTMEYKQIGDIFSLMIGQNLQPDQSSFRKKLQKNYFNILRNFLDVDISRGHIKPMTLAKYFKTVTGLPVTNELLNKYTVGDLRSQSKMPQADFESYIKFLINSNEQIKRGTQVGQQFISNGKTYYYITEKNFVQAAASESAVKETP, translated from the coding sequence ATGAAAAGAATTATATCCCTCTCTATATTGATTGCCCAAACTGCTTTTGTCATGGCACAATCGCCGGCAGCTTTTGGAAAAAAAGTAAAGTACATGCCTAAGGCTTATGCCAAGCCATCTGCTTTAACGAACCTGAGTGAAGATGGTAGCAGAACTAAACTGCCGTGGATTGTTTTCTCAGACAGAGATGAAAACTATACCACTACAGCACCAGGAGGAAGCCTGATCATGAAAAAGCTGAACTTTATGGAGCCTTTTTATGTTTCTAAAGATGAAAACGGATATTTAAAATTGATTAAATATAAGGCCGGAATGATCAGGGGAAGAAAGATCAATGATAAGAAAAGTGCAATTAGCTATGGCTGGATTCCAAAGTCAAAAATGTTATTGTGGCAGCGTTCTTATTCTAATCAGAAATCAGGCTATCCGGAAAAATCAATTGCTATTGTAACCGGTAAAGTGCCGATGACGGAATCTAAATTCTATTACGACAATACCGATTCTGCTTTCGTTTACAGTTCTCCTGAGCTTAAAAAGAAAGTGAGCAAGGTGAGGTTGCATGAGCTGAATTATATCTTTAAAAAATCTGAAGATGGTAAAAAATACCTGATTGGAAATGAAGATCAGCTGGTTACCGATAGTGCTGCTAAAAGTATTTACGGATGGATAGCTTCTGATGCTGTGCATAGCTGGGGTGACAGGTTATATATCACACCAAAACAAATTGATTCTTATGATCAGAGTGATTCGGTTGCTTTAGCGCTGACTGGTGTACATATGGATCCGCTTTTAGCTGCAAATGATATTATCCTGAGAAGTTCTCCAGTGGTAAATGATGATGGTGCAGGGAATTATACTTTAGGGGTAGCCAGTGATGTCTATAATAAATCAAATAATAAACTGATTACGATTAATGGTGCAACATTGTCTTACCTGACTTATTTGGAGTTAAGAAAAAACATCCACCAGATCAATGTGATTTTTGTTGTGGATGGCGGAAGTCCGATGTCACGTTACTTTTCAGGGTTAACGAATACGATTCAATCTTTTGAGAATATTTTCAATGACTATGGTAAAAAGCATAAGGTAAGTTACGGTGCTGTGGTTTATAGAAATGAGGCTGCCGGAACGTTAAGCACGCCTTCGATCTCTCCTGATTACAGGAAATTAATGAGCTTCCTTTCTACAGAGGCCACGAGAACTGAAAGATACAATGGGAGAATTGTTGCTGAACCTGTTTTTGATGGGGTAAGAGCTGGTTTAAATATGCTTAAAAACCATAAAAACGAAACGAACCTGATTGTGCTGATTGGTAGCACTGGAAATGAGACTTCTTCTGCTTACCGTTTAACGCAGCTGACTGAAGAGTTTGCCCGTGCTGATGCCAGGTTATTGGCGATTCAGTTGTACAGTGATTATGATCAGTTGTTCAATAATTTTGTATTACAGTCTAAGAAACTGGTTTCTGAATCTGCAGTTTATTCGGCAGATAAAAAGAAAAGATTTTTAGTGAAGGGTGAGGGATTGAACAATACACAGGCTTACAATACGAGTCAGCTGGATTCAATTTCTTATTATCTTGATTATCCAAAAAACAGCTTAATCCAGGGCGGGGTAGTTTTCCCGACCAAAGGTTCCGTGAATTCAAATGAGTCTATGAATATTGCCATGAGACGCTTCATCAAAGAAACGGACATGGATATCAATAACCAGGTGAGTTCTCTGGACAGTGCTTTCAGGTTAACCGGGATTGAACGTAAAAACCTGTCTCCGATTGTGGAAGCTCAGCTGAGTGCGCCTGTTGGGGAAGAAGTAGCGGATAAAATGCCGCATAATGGTTTTAAATATTATATGACTACTGGTGTGCATTCAGATATTGTATCGAAGAATAAAGATTTGATGCAATATGCATTAATCCTGAATACCATGGAGTATAAGCAGATTGGTGATATTTTCTCTTTAATGATCGGACAAAATCTTCAGCCTGATCAGTCTTCTTTCAGAAAGAAGTTACAGAAAAACTATTTTAATATTCTCCGTAATTTCCTGGATGTTGATATTTCAAGAGGACATATTAAACCAATGACTTTAGCCAAATATTTCAAAACGGTAACAGGTTTGCCAGTTACCAATGAACTGTTGAATAAATACACAGTTGGCGATTTAAGAAGCCAGAGCAAAATGCCACAGGCAGATTTTGAGTCTTATATTAAATTCCTGATCAACTCAAATGAGCAGATTAAAAGAGGAACGCAGGTTGGTCAGCAATTTATTTCCAACGGAAAAACTTACTACTATATCACGGAGAAGAATTTTGTGCAGGCCGCTGCCAGTGAAAGTGCAGTAAAAGAAACACCTTAG
- a CDS encoding ATP-dependent Clp protease ATP-binding subunit produces the protein MSLTNISESVKLAIRVAQSLAKEYRNPEFTAAHLLKGLMHKEVGLRGFLSSIGKDEEYISEWAEVRIEELEKTSSSQEEVKGSPEIAKVFEEADLVRIKLGLDLITPVCVLTSLCKPTVGFKPDQLKSFPIKEKELLDLYLKDEELQAVVAPVSGSGKGAQGGVGTTALHKYCIDRIALARDGKTDPIIGRDKEARMIMEILCRRTKPNVIITGDAGVGKTALVDGFAQDIIADNVPELLKGVQLFELDLGSLIAGASYKGEIEDRLKNILKEIKQFDKAVLFIDEIHTLLDNKGPIGGGVGNLLKPELARGEITVIGATTIDEYRKIIEPEQAFSRRFEVLQVNEPNEASAIKMLEKLTVKYEEHHQLKVQPDAIPECVRLAKRYMKDRRLPDSAFDLLDRSMAAMKMMNDTSEKVLEELTQTLAELELSDIDEVTELTDYKWLYNQLQDKVSPVLLGQLTDETQVEAFETADEYHQYIAKNLDALKVLTERKSDEVTKQDIASIVSYKTGIPLGKIQAQEKEKLMNMEAFLKRRVVGQDQALKAVSDAILESRSGLNKKGQPIGSFFLLGPTGTGKTELAKSIAEFLFNDEKAMIRFDMSEFKEEHSAALLYGAPPGYVGYEEGGMLVNKIREQPYSVLLFDEIEKAHPSVFDTFLQILDEGHMHDRLGKEGDFSNSLILFTSNIGSEWISEQVGQGIIPTSQQLMEIMARQFRPEFLARLSEIVPFAPINESNVVRIFEIQLKSLIDALHKQGIAFEIEEEATKMLALSGFTPKYGARQLSGVIRNELRRPISKYIISGALKKGSTIVIRKHETEEKLEWEIIEQTPVTELENEL, from the coding sequence ATGAGTCTTACAAACATTAGTGAATCAGTAAAGCTAGCAATCAGGGTCGCGCAATCCCTTGCTAAAGAGTACCGTAATCCTGAATTTACTGCTGCTCACCTTTTAAAGGGGTTAATGCATAAGGAAGTTGGATTGAGGGGGTTTTTATCTTCTATTGGAAAAGATGAGGAATATATCAGTGAATGGGCTGAAGTAAGAATTGAAGAGTTAGAAAAGACTTCTTCCTCGCAGGAGGAAGTAAAAGGCAGTCCTGAAATCGCAAAGGTTTTTGAGGAAGCTGACCTGGTAAGGATTAAGCTTGGACTGGATTTAATTACACCTGTATGTGTACTTACTTCTTTATGTAAACCTACGGTAGGGTTTAAGCCGGATCAGTTGAAGTCCTTTCCAATTAAGGAAAAGGAATTGCTGGACCTTTATTTAAAGGATGAAGAGTTACAGGCTGTTGTGGCACCAGTTTCCGGAAGTGGAAAAGGGGCGCAGGGCGGTGTTGGCACGACTGCTTTACATAAGTATTGCATTGACCGGATTGCACTCGCCCGTGATGGCAAAACGGATCCGATTATTGGCCGGGATAAGGAAGCGAGAATGATTATGGAAATCCTCTGCCGCAGAACTAAACCAAATGTAATTATTACTGGTGATGCCGGTGTTGGTAAAACAGCTCTGGTCGATGGTTTTGCACAGGATATTATTGCAGATAATGTTCCTGAGTTATTGAAAGGGGTGCAGCTTTTTGAACTGGATCTGGGTTCTTTAATTGCAGGGGCTTCTTATAAAGGAGAAATTGAAGACCGTTTGAAGAATATCTTAAAAGAGATTAAGCAATTTGATAAGGCTGTATTATTCATTGATGAGATTCATACTTTATTAGATAATAAGGGCCCTATAGGTGGCGGCGTTGGTAATTTATTAAAGCCTGAACTGGCCAGAGGCGAGATTACGGTCATTGGTGCGACAACCATTGATGAGTACAGGAAAATTATAGAGCCGGAACAGGCTTTTAGCAGAAGGTTTGAGGTTTTGCAGGTGAATGAACCTAATGAAGCCTCAGCGATTAAAATGCTGGAAAAACTGACGGTAAAATATGAGGAACATCACCAGCTGAAAGTTCAGCCAGATGCGATTCCTGAGTGTGTGCGGTTAGCGAAACGCTATATGAAAGACCGCAGGCTCCCGGATTCTGCTTTCGACTTGCTGGACCGTTCTATGGCGGCCATGAAAATGATGAACGATACTTCAGAGAAAGTGCTGGAAGAGTTAACCCAGACGCTTGCTGAGTTAGAGTTATCTGATATTGACGAAGTAACTGAACTGACTGACTACAAATGGCTATACAACCAGTTGCAGGATAAAGTAAGCCCGGTATTGTTGGGACAGCTGACGGATGAAACACAAGTAGAGGCTTTTGAAACAGCCGATGAGTATCACCAGTATATTGCTAAAAATCTGGATGCGCTGAAGGTATTGACCGAACGTAAATCAGACGAAGTGACCAAACAGGATATTGCTTCTATTGTTTCTTATAAGACAGGTATCCCACTGGGGAAAATCCAGGCACAGGAGAAAGAAAAACTGATGAACATGGAAGCTTTCCTGAAAAGAAGGGTTGTTGGACAGGATCAGGCTTTAAAGGCTGTTTCTGATGCGATTCTGGAATCAAGAAGTGGGTTGAACAAAAAAGGTCAGCCTATTGGTTCATTTTTCTTGCTTGGGCCAACAGGAACAGGAAAAACAGAACTGGCCAAGTCTATTGCTGAATTCTTATTCAATGATGAAAAGGCAATGATCCGTTTTGATATGTCCGAGTTTAAGGAAGAACATTCTGCGGCTTTGTTGTATGGAGCGCCTCCGGGATACGTGGGTTATGAAGAAGGTGGTATGCTGGTCAATAAGATCAGAGAGCAGCCTTATTCTGTGTTATTATTTGATGAAATTGAAAAAGCGCATCCTTCGGTATTTGATACTTTCTTACAGATTCTGGATGAAGGGCATATGCATGACAGGCTGGGTAAAGAAGGTGATTTCTCCAATTCGCTGATTTTATTCACTTCTAATATTGGTAGTGAGTGGATCTCTGAGCAGGTGGGACAGGGAATTATCCCGACTTCACAGCAGTTAATGGAGATTATGGCACGTCAGTTCAGACCGGAGTTTTTAGCGCGTTTGTCTGAGATTGTACCTTTCGCGCCAATCAATGAAAGCAACGTAGTGCGGATCTTCGAGATTCAGCTCAAAAGTTTAATTGATGCTTTACACAAACAAGGCATAGCTTTTGAGATTGAAGAAGAAGCAACAAAGATGCTGGCACTGAGTGGTTTTACGCCTAAGTATGGGGCGAGACAATTATCGGGGGTAATCCGGAATGAGTTAAGAAGACCGATCTCAAAATATATTATTTCTGGTGCTTTGAAAAAAGGCAGTACGATTGTAATCAGAAAGCATGAAACAGAAGAAAAGCTGGAGTGGGAGATTATTGAGCAAACTCCTGTTACTGAATTAGAAAACGAATTATAG
- a CDS encoding DUF5458 family protein — MATPEEQKITQDNSQAAGFKPAEKQEMGKLSLQESLDKLARVGGFDLLEATVDGLQNLNPERKARKQIFLTGDEKKKEREELKKKIQLWIDVLEDSDSVASMTTKSTEKLLAAEENLNKNIASALESTRELEQAYRSVNLFYQNTEADKLKNVVLLNASMDQIKDLDNPRFVDYVSDELKQKYDRLDLRENYSLMVIPGYMGSNKVVEKWGKVAYENKAMLVTDFADLDQPDDVIDLFTAANLTGADAFRSNVIMTCNWLVGRGKVSEVGEEDDLTIPGSAALAGKMYYTLMSQVTAGKKHGAINDVDGVKFDLKKSEISHLERIGLVPMVNEYGKVMAFSAKTLFNGDNIGLQTYSVVRVFDYVTKVLFDFLNRRAFENWTSKTEQDLRGQIVKFLDGIQGPERLIERFKIMRFERDELQKDKIHLDIHITPYFPAKSFVVKLDGQKGEDEETTWSSEYAQQ; from the coding sequence ATGGCAACTCCAGAAGAACAAAAAATAACACAAGATAACTCCCAGGCTGCGGGCTTCAAGCCAGCAGAAAAGCAAGAAATGGGGAAACTGTCTCTCCAGGAGAGTTTAGATAAATTAGCAAGAGTTGGTGGTTTCGATTTATTGGAAGCAACTGTTGATGGTTTGCAAAATTTAAACCCTGAAAGAAAAGCAAGAAAGCAGATTTTCCTGACAGGGGATGAAAAGAAAAAAGAAAGAGAAGAGTTAAAGAAGAAAATCCAGTTGTGGATTGATGTATTGGAAGATTCTGATTCTGTAGCTTCCATGACGACAAAAAGTACAGAGAAGTTATTGGCTGCAGAAGAAAATCTGAATAAAAATATAGCTTCTGCGCTGGAAAGTACCAGGGAGTTGGAGCAGGCTTACCGTTCGGTGAATTTGTTTTATCAGAATACTGAGGCAGACAAATTGAAAAATGTAGTCTTGCTAAATGCTTCTATGGATCAGATTAAAGATCTGGACAATCCAAGGTTCGTTGATTATGTGAGCGATGAGCTGAAACAAAAATATGATCGTCTTGATTTACGTGAGAATTACTCTTTAATGGTTATCCCAGGTTATATGGGCTCTAATAAAGTGGTGGAGAAGTGGGGTAAAGTGGCTTATGAAAATAAAGCCATGTTAGTAACTGACTTCGCCGATCTGGATCAGCCTGATGATGTGATTGATTTATTCACGGCAGCTAATTTAACTGGTGCTGATGCTTTCAGATCAAATGTAATCATGACTTGTAACTGGTTAGTAGGCAGGGGTAAAGTGAGTGAGGTTGGTGAGGAAGATGATTTAACGATTCCTGGTTCAGCTGCATTGGCTGGAAAAATGTACTATACTTTGATGTCACAGGTAACTGCTGGTAAAAAGCATGGTGCGATCAATGATGTAGATGGAGTTAAATTTGATCTTAAAAAGAGTGAGATTTCTCATCTGGAACGTATTGGTTTAGTGCCAATGGTGAATGAGTATGGAAAAGTAATGGCTTTTTCTGCTAAAACATTGTTCAATGGTGATAACATTGGCTTACAGACTTATTCTGTAGTGCGTGTGTTTGATTATGTAACTAAAGTGCTTTTTGATTTCTTAAACAGAAGGGCTTTTGAGAACTGGACTTCTAAAACTGAACAAGATCTGCGTGGACAGATTGTGAAGTTCCTGGATGGTATTCAGGGGCCTGAGCGTTTAATTGAGCGTTTCAAAATCATGCGTTTTGAGCGCGATGAATTACAGAAAGATAAAATTCACCTGGATATCCATATTACTCCTTATTTCCCTGCAAAAAGTTTCGTAGTGAAGCTTGATGGACAAAAAGGGGAGGATGAAGAGACAACCTGGAGTTCAGAATATGCACAGCAATAA
- a CDS encoding NAD(P)H-dependent oxidoreductase, with product MKQLLIINGDPEKTAATSYLIQAYVKGAKEAGAHIKEIAIVDLIFNSNKQFNNRVTELEPDLKRALDLILWANHVVLFCPVYLSSIPTRITGFFDRLFMPDQVFHPSQQKVNTNFSGKSARIVSILDQETFEYWKQDKKITYLSIKRNVFENCRFHPVLTNTIGQLYSLDNDYSKKWLRKLEAFGSKII from the coding sequence ATGAAACAACTATTGATCATAAATGGTGATCCTGAAAAAACTGCTGCTACAAGTTATTTGATCCAGGCATATGTTAAGGGTGCTAAAGAAGCTGGTGCACATATTAAAGAGATTGCAATTGTTGACCTGATCTTTAATTCCAATAAACAATTCAATAACCGGGTAACTGAACTGGAGCCTGATTTGAAACGTGCGCTTGACCTGATTTTATGGGCAAATCATGTGGTTTTATTCTGTCCTGTCTATTTATCATCTATTCCAACACGTATTACTGGTTTTTTTGACCGGTTATTTATGCCTGACCAGGTTTTTCATCCTTCTCAGCAGAAAGTCAACACTAATTTTAGCGGCAAGTCTGCACGAATAGTTTCTATTCTTGACCAGGAAACTTTTGAGTACTGGAAACAAGACAAGAAAATTACTTACTTGTCTATTAAAAGAAACGTTTTCGAAAATTGCCGGTTTCATCCGGTCTTAACCAATACTATAGGACAGTTATATTCTTTGGATAATGACTACAGTAAGAAGTGGTTAAGGAAGCTTGAGGCCTTCGGATCGAAGATTATTTAG
- the tssD gene encoding type VI secretion system tube protein TssD, which yields MAFKARLNFSGKEYDVLHCAYSLNRDVDAKGRPSSGVYGGTIDIELESTEDTSIVEAMVNNQYKPLTGTLLIKKSDEDAKMKEVHFEDGYIVKYSEGINITGDNPMTLKFQISARKLKLGNAEHTNDWPKA from the coding sequence ATGGCTTTCAAAGCAAGATTAAACTTTTCGGGCAAGGAGTACGATGTACTTCATTGTGCCTATTCTCTAAACCGTGATGTGGATGCAAAAGGAAGACCTTCTTCCGGAGTGTATGGTGGAACAATCGATATCGAACTCGAATCTACTGAAGATACCTCAATTGTTGAAGCAATGGTAAACAATCAGTACAAACCTTTAACAGGCACTTTGCTTATCAAAAAATCTGATGAGGATGCAAAGATGAAGGAAGTTCATTTTGAAGATGGATACATTGTTAAGTATTCAGAAGGAATCAACATCACTGGAGATAATCCAATGACTTTGAAATTTCAGATCTCTGCCCGTAAATTAAAACTGGGTAATGCAGAGCACACTAATGACTGGCCTAAGGCTTAA
- the tssD gene encoding type VI secretion system tube protein TssD has product MAFKTRLNLGSKEYDVLQCSYSLNRDVDAKGRPSSGVYGGTIHLEVESTEDTSVIESMVNNQYKPLSGTIVFKKGEEDAKMKELSFEDGYIIQYNEGIAVNDNTPMTLGFVISARKLKIGNAEHTNDWPKA; this is encoded by the coding sequence ATGGCGTTTAAAACCAGATTGAACTTAGGTTCTAAAGAGTACGATGTGTTGCAGTGCAGCTATTCATTAAACAGAGATGTAGACGCAAAAGGCCGTCCATCATCAGGAGTTTACGGTGGAACTATCCATCTTGAAGTGGAGTCTACTGAAGATACTTCGGTGATCGAATCAATGGTGAACAACCAGTACAAGCCTCTTTCAGGAACGATTGTGTTCAAAAAAGGCGAAGAAGATGCAAAGATGAAAGAACTGTCATTCGAAGATGGTTATATCATCCAGTACAATGAGGGAATTGCCGTTAACGACAATACACCAATGACTTTAGGTTTTGTAATTTCAGCACGTAAGTTGAAAATCGGTAATGCCGAGCATACTAACGACTGGCCTAAAGCTTAA
- the tssD gene encoding type VI secretion system tube protein TssD: MAFKARLTFSGKEYDVLHCAYSLNRDVDAKGRPSSGVYGGTIDVEIESTEDTSIVEAMVNNQYKPLTGVLLIKKADEDAKMKEVHFEDGYIVKYAEGIRITGDSPMTMKFQISARKLKLGNAEHTNDWPKA, from the coding sequence ATGGCTTTCAAAGCAAGATTAACCTTTTCGGGCAAGGAGTACGACGTGCTTCATTGTGCTTATTCCCTAAACCGTGATGTAGATGCAAAAGGAAGACCTTCTTCTGGTGTATACGGTGGTACGATCGATGTAGAAATCGAATCAACTGAAGATACTTCTATTGTAGAAGCGATGGTCAATAATCAGTATAAACCGCTGACCGGGGTATTACTGATCAAAAAAGCTGATGAGGATGCAAAGATGAAGGAGGTTCATTTTGAAGATGGATACATTGTGAAGTATGCAGAAGGAATCAGAATTACAGGAGATAGTCCGATGACAATGAAATTCCAGATTTCTGCCCGTAAATTAAAGCTAGGCAATGCAGAACATACAAATGACTGGCCTAAAGCTTAA
- the tssD gene encoding type VI secretion system tube protein TssD has product MAFKTRLTLGSKEFDVLQCSFSLNRDVDAKGRPSSGVYGGTIHVEIESTEDTSIIESMVNNQYKALSGTIVFKKGEEDAKMKELSFEDGYIIQYNEGIAVNDKTPMTLSFVLSARKLKLGNAEHTNDWPKA; this is encoded by the coding sequence ATGGCTTTTAAAACCAGATTAACTCTTGGATCAAAAGAGTTCGATGTGCTGCAATGCAGTTTTTCATTAAATAGAGATGTAGATGCTAAGGGCCGTCCTTCGTCAGGTGTGTATGGGGGAACTATTCATGTTGAAATCGAATCAACAGAGGATACATCGATCATTGAATCAATGGTGAATAACCAATATAAAGCTTTGTCTGGAACTATCGTTTTTAAAAAGGGCGAAGAAGATGCAAAGATGAAAGAATTATCATTTGAAGATGGTTATATCATTCAATATAACGAAGGAATAGCTGTCAATGATAAAACACCGATGACTTTAAGTTTTGTATTGTCTGCACGCAAGTTAAAGCTTGGAAATGCAGAACATACAAACGACTGGCCAAAGGCTTAA
- a CDS encoding T6SS phospholipase effector Tle1-like catalytic domain-containing protein, protein MVEKGNIIKISSGTFSETASKDYTALANTIHSNAAHKIIENSKEGIVFGEPEDMKFTTVDGVDVIAGVFFDGTLNNMYNTTSKTGEGSYQNDYSNVARLFLVCREVGTTIIKIYVEGMGSKKDEEDDSDGSGFGTSKTGIPARVLEGCGSLADQILSKVPTKNIKTLTIDVFGFSRGAAAARNFIYEVGLSDYPAHVSGLFKNKFDIHGQRTTMDNLPKGGELGRRLLENKIKVKDIKIRFVGLFDTVSSYNSSFSLMPDFSDDVKELHLNSLGRVEKVIHLTAADEHRKYFALTHIQSAGIKGIEKEMPGVHSDIGGSYPDGEEKVESILKGNNEILQKEKQRLVKESWYLDRQLVISSGKLIGTRDFKNHYSFIPLHFMCEFSSKFSKPLPIDQIALEKRYPISKNPKYLLCFIKTRLHNYVFGNEGPLRFKYFSELDEMLKIGKLTKAMYDKEFVEQKNLRLLRNGYLHWSSNFEGIAKAFQPNYDNNKQRKRIPYDG, encoded by the coding sequence ATGGTTGAAAAGGGTAATATTATAAAAATATCCAGTGGAACATTCAGTGAAACTGCATCGAAAGACTATACTGCGCTTGCTAACACTATCCATAGCAATGCAGCACATAAAATTATAGAAAATTCTAAAGAAGGTATTGTATTTGGTGAACCAGAGGACATGAAATTTACAACTGTAGATGGAGTAGATGTCATAGCAGGTGTTTTTTTTGATGGAACATTAAATAATATGTACAATACAACAAGTAAAACTGGTGAGGGGAGCTATCAAAATGACTATTCCAATGTTGCCAGGTTATTTCTGGTATGTAGGGAAGTTGGGACTACTATCATAAAGATATATGTTGAAGGAATGGGGAGTAAGAAAGATGAAGAGGATGATTCCGATGGTTCTGGATTTGGAACAAGTAAAACTGGTATTCCCGCGAGAGTTTTAGAGGGCTGTGGAAGTTTGGCTGATCAGATTTTGTCAAAGGTGCCAACCAAAAATATTAAAACACTAACGATTGATGTCTTTGGTTTTAGCCGTGGGGCGGCAGCAGCAAGAAATTTTATTTATGAAGTGGGACTTTCAGATTATCCAGCACATGTTTCAGGACTTTTTAAAAATAAGTTTGATATTCATGGGCAACGTACCACAATGGATAATTTACCAAAGGGTGGTGAATTGGGAAGAAGATTATTGGAGAATAAAATAAAAGTTAAGGATATAAAAATTCGATTTGTTGGTCTTTTTGATACAGTTTCATCTTATAATAGCTCTTTTTCACTTATGCCAGATTTTAGTGATGATGTAAAGGAACTTCATCTGAATTCTCTTGGCAGAGTAGAAAAAGTAATTCATCTTACTGCGGCAGACGAACACCGGAAATACTTTGCACTCACTCATATACAAAGTGCTGGAATTAAGGGTATTGAAAAAGAGATGCCAGGAGTACATTCTGATATTGGCGGAAGTTATCCAGATGGTGAAGAAAAAGTAGAAAGTATTTTAAAGGGTAATAATGAGATTCTGCAAAAAGAGAAGCAACGTTTAGTTAAGGAAAGTTGGTATTTGGATAGGCAGTTGGTAATTAGCAGTGGGAAATTAATTGGTACACGGGACTTTAAAAATCATTATAGCTTTATTCCATTACATTTTATGTGTGAATTCAGTTCAAAATTCTCTAAGCCACTACCTATTGACCAAATTGCTCTTGAAAAAAGATATCCAATTAGTAAGAACCCGAAGTATTTATTGTGTTTTATTAAAACAAGATTACATAATTATGTATTTGGAAATGAGGGGCCGCTTAGATTCAAATATTTTAGTGAATTAGATGAGATGCTAAAAATTGGTAAATTAACTAAAGCTATGTATGATAAAGAGTTTGTTGAACAGAAGAATTTGCGTCTTTTAAGGAATGGCTATTTACATTGGTCATCTAATTTTGAGGGAATAGCAAAAGCATTTCAACCGAATTATGACAATAATAAACAACGTAAAAGAATTCCTTATGACGGTTAA